The DNA segment TCAAGATATGCTTCCGGTCCAAACGCGGCAGCAAGTTCCGGATAAGTTTTATTCATATGACGCTGTTTGAGCGCTTCAGCAGCGTCTGTCCATCCCTGTTCCTGATTGATCCAGTCAGCCATTTCACCGCTCGCTTCTGAACCAAAATGATTTATTCGCGTGCCTATTTTAAAGCTGTAGGTACTTATCAGGGATCTTCGGTCTGCTTCTGACAGATTATTCCACAAAAGCTGATTAAACCGCGGCCCCATCTCATCGGTCCTGTATTCTGTACCATTATGATTAATAATAACATATGTATTTATACCGTCTCTTACTCCGCTGACAAAGGTAGTTTCCGCAACTGCCTTGAGCACCATTATATTGCAAAATAAAATGGCCATGAAAATTACTGTCAATCTTTTATTCATCTGTCATCCTCCTTAAGTCTTTTTGCCAGTGAAAAATAATGCAATATGCATGCCTTTATTGCCTGTTTTTACAGGAAATTCAGATATATGCGTAATCATTGCGAAATGTCGGCAATATGGGTTGAGGAGATGGTAAAATTAAGACATTTTCAGCGTAAAAAAGTGTTAGAAAATAAACGATGCGTCAATAAACGCCACTTTATGTCAATTTGCTGATAGCCCCATCCAGAATTTCCCTCTTTCCGGATGGGCATTAATATGTTTCCCCTTTTTCATCAACCATAGGGACAAAGGAGACAGCCATTACTTTCGTGCGAATGAGTCTACCCTCTTTTTTAACCAGATATACCAGTTGCTGTACATATCTTTCACCAACCGGGATGATCATTCTTCCCCCTTCCGCTAATTGTTCTTCAAGCGGTGCAGGGATATTGGTTGGAGAACACGTGACAATGATTGCATCAAATGGTGCATGCTCTATCCAGCCTTTGTAACCATCACCAACCCTGACCTCGATGTTTTTGTACCCCAGTTTTTTTAATAATTCGCCGGCACGTTCACCCAGTTGAGGAACTATCTCTATGGTGTATACTGATTTTACTATCTCAGCCAGTATCGCTGCCTGGTAACCTGATCCTGTTCCAATTTCAAGCACCCTGTCAGAAGGCGTAAGGTCCAGCATCTCTGTCATATAGGCAACTATATAGGGCTGTGAAATGGTCTGGCCAAACCCGATGGAGAGAGGCGTGTCATTATATGCATACTTAAGTAATTCCTCTGGTACAAATAGATGCCTTTCAACCTTTTTCATTGCGCTTATTACCTGAGGTGCCTTTACCCCGCGGGCAATGATCTGATTTTCTACCATCCTGTTGCGTTTCATTTCATATGATTCCTTTGCGCAGGCGCTGCTGACTACCAGGGTAATAAAGAATGAAAAAGAGAGCATGATTTTGAGCGGGGCAATCATGCGCCTGATACTTTTATTATTAGCCATATAATCCCTCCTGTGATGATCAAAAGGTTTATGGATATTGAAAAGTTTACGGGGCTTAATCCAGCCACAGTCATCTGACGTTTTATTATTAAACAACAGGAGAACCAATCTTCAAGATAGACATGATCCTTTAGCAGCAGTTCAATAAACAGAAGGGAATTTCAACTATGTAATTATAATTGCATTTATATATAATTTCCAGAGTTTTATATTTGCACCTTTTTTCAATGATGCAGGCTGATAGGAAATACAAATTCAAGGGTTATAATTCAAGGTTCAAGCCTGTAGACTATAGTCTAAAGTCTAAAAATCAGGACTGTATAATTCATATCAGCCTGTAATAATTATCTCCGGGCCATTGAAAATATAATCCCCACAACACTCATACCGCTGAAAATGAGAAATGAAAAATGCATGCAGTAGAGGAACATATCCTGTGTCTCCACAGAGACTGCATGGTCACCCATCTTCCATGAAAGTATGTAGGTGATGATGGTCATGCAGAAAAGCATGCCCACTGTTCTCATGGTGGATACAAGGCTGGATGCTATTCCATAATGCTTTGGCTCTACACTGCTCATCACGGTGGTCATGTTAGGGGAAGCAAAAAATGCAAACCCGTTTCCTAAGAGAACCAGCATTATGATGATAAGCGGAAGCCCGGTATCTTTATCCACCATAGCAGCCAAACCCAGGCCGATGGCTGTAATAATCATCCCGATGGTTGCTATAAATGATGGCGATTTTTTGTCCGCAATACGCCCTGCAATGGGTGAGAGTATTGCCTGCACTACTGGCTGGCATATTAATATCAACCCTGCATGCTGCGGGGACACCCCTTTTACTATCTGCAAATAGAGGCTGAAAAAGAAACTCACTCCAAATGAGGCGGCATAGTTGATTAATGTGGCAATATTACTGAAGGTAAATACCCTGTTTGAAATAAGAAGGCCCACATCCAGCAAAGGCGATTTGATATGGTATTCTGCATAAAGAAATATCAAAATACCTGCGCCCCCTGCTATCATGAAGTACTGGGCAAAGGGGTTTGTCTCAAGTTTTGATGCCCCGAATATTAAAAATGAGAGGGCAAATATATAGATGGCTGTCCCGGTCAGGTCAAACCTTTCTCCCTTTGCATCTCTCCATTCTCCCTTTATCCTCTTCATGGCTAAGAGGATCGCCACGATCTGGAAGGGGACAGTGGTGGCAAATATCCACCTCCACCCGATATGTGATATCATCAACCCTCCCACAGTAGGGCCAAAAGAGAGCCCGCAATATACACAGGCTACAGATATACCCAGAACCTGGCCTCTTTTATCTGACGGGAATATGGATGTAAGAATGGCAAGGCCGGAACTTAAAACAAAGGCTGAGCTTCCTCCCTGAAGAAACCTGATAATGATAAAGCTATTGATTGACCATGCCCCTGCGGCCATAAGTGTGGTTAATGAAAAAATACCAAAACCAATTATATACATCCTTTTTCTTCCATATATGTCCCCGACCCTCCCTGCAGGGAGGAGAAACAGACTGCTTCCAAGTACAAACAGCATTTCTATCAGGCCAAGGTGAACTGCGCTCGCTGAAAACTCATTGCCTATGGTGGGCAAAGCAATACCAACTGATGAGACCATAAACGGCGTTAAAAACTGGGATATGCATATTGATAAGAGCACAGCCTTCTGGTCCGGGGTTCTTTGAGTATTATTCTCTGTCATATTTTTCACCACGGAGAACACAGAGAGCACGGAGAAAATCTTTTTATTATTAATAAATAAATTTTCTTTTTCTTAGTGCCTTTTGCGTCTTTGCAATTCAATTTTTGTCTATCACTTCAACCATACAAGTACACGGAGGTCACAGAGGCAGATATTAAACTTCTCTGTGCTCTCTGTGGTAAATGATATTATTGGATTTACCTGATCCCTTATGTGGTTGTGAGTCTCCCATTACTTTTTATATACTGCATATGATCTTACAACTACATCTGTGATCGCCTTCATATCTATTAGTGAATCCAGTGCAGGGCCGTTCGGCACGGTTGATTTCAGGCGCTCCTGTACAGCCTTGTTAACCATTTCCATATCTTCATTTTTTTCAGACAAATAGGCGATAAGGAATGTGCCCGGTGAATCTTTGGGGTTGTCATAGACATCTGTTTCCCATTCAAAGATGGCGCCATCAACAAGGTTCTGTTCAAGCACCGGTCCAAAGAAGTATTTACTTAATTGATCCACCGCATCAGCAGGCGCATCCGGCCTGATTTTGTAGACCCCGACATGGACATAGGCATTTTCGCTTCGGATAGTTTTACAGTTGTAATATCGGCTCACAAGAATGCTGACAGGCATAACTGCGGCCCCGTCTTTGGCTGGAACCTGTGTTATGCCAATCTTTTCAAACTGGTCGCGCACGGTTTCAAGCCCTGCTTTAGACTTTGCAAGCCAGAAGGTATCATGCAGGGGATTTCTGTCATAGCCATAGGAGAAGATAGTGTTGTTATCGATTGCCTGATCAAGTATCTTTTTGGCTGCTTCTGCCTGATATTTTCTTGCTTCCCATTCGCTTTCAGGGATGTTCCACACTGCAATGTAGGAATACATCGGGGGTTGGGCCTTGATTTCAATAGGCTGGTCGTCTGCAAGTGAAATACCGGTAATTGATAACATCAGGGTTAATAATACCGAAATAGTAATTGATATTTTATTATCCATCATGGCTCTCCTGAATTATTTATTGGACATATGAATTGATAGTAGTTCACAGTCAGACCATAGTAAACTATATTTTATTATTGATCTCCTTTAGCCCGCCAACCTGCATGAAGAGCTGTCTCGTGTCTGCAACATCCCAGTGTTCGGCCAGTTTACCATCTTTTAAACGGAACATGTCCACTGCATCAAAATGAATTTTATTTCCGGTCGGTCTGTAGTGGAGAAACCCTTCACCTGTATGGGTGCCTGTAATGGTGTTAAATACAAACACCAGGTCATCTTCTGCCACCATCCTGTTGATTGTTGCGCAGAAATCAGGCGCTGCCTTAAAGAATCCTTTATGAAACTCAATAAACCCCTTCATGC comes from the Desulfatiglans sp. genome and includes:
- a CDS encoding protein-L-isoaspartate(D-aspartate) O-methyltransferase, translating into MLSFSFFITLVVSSACAKESYEMKRNRMVENQIIARGVKAPQVISAMKKVERHLFVPEELLKYAYNDTPLSIGFGQTISQPYIVAYMTEMLDLTPSDRVLEIGTGSGYQAAILAEIVKSVYTIEIVPQLGERAGELLKKLGYKNIEVRVGDGYKGWIEHAPFDAIIVTCSPTNIPAPLEEQLAEGGRMIIPVGERYVQQLVYLVKKEGRLIRTKVMAVSFVPMVDEKGETY
- a CDS encoding MFS transporter, which encodes MTENNTQRTPDQKAVLLSICISQFLTPFMVSSVGIALPTIGNEFSASAVHLGLIEMLFVLGSSLFLLPAGRVGDIYGRKRMYIIGFGIFSLTTLMAAGAWSINSFIIIRFLQGGSSAFVLSSGLAILTSIFPSDKRGQVLGISVACVYCGLSFGPTVGGLMISHIGWRWIFATTVPFQIVAILLAMKRIKGEWRDAKGERFDLTGTAIYIFALSFLIFGASKLETNPFAQYFMIAGGAGILIFLYAEYHIKSPLLDVGLLISNRVFTFSNIATLINYAASFGVSFFFSLYLQIVKGVSPQHAGLILICQPVVQAILSPIAGRIADKKSPSFIATIGMIITAIGLGLAAMVDKDTGLPLIIIMLVLLGNGFAFFASPNMTTVMSSVEPKHYGIASSLVSTMRTVGMLFCMTIITYILSWKMGDHAVSVETQDMFLYCMHFSFLIFSGMSVVGIIFSMARR
- a CDS encoding ester cyclase: MTPEQNKRIVQEFYKTIFQKHDLDSTDKYMHEDYIQHNPDAEQGMKGFIEFHKGFFKAAPDFCATINRMVAEDDLVFVFNTITGTHTGEGFLHYRPTGNKIHFDAVDMFRLKDGKLAEHWDVADTRQLFMQVGGLKEINNKI